In Candidatus Alcyoniella australis, the genomic stretch CCAAAACTCGCGTAGTACACTGGTCGTAATGCTACGAGCCACTCCGCGTCGAAAGATGGTGGAGGGAAGGTAAAGATCGTAAAAACGATCTTTGTGTGAAGGCTCGCCGGGGCGGCTTGGAGCCGCAGCAAAGCTCGCATATTTCCCTGGTCATTTTGCGTAGACCCATGCCGCGACGCGGAGAGCATCGTCGAGCCACATGCAGGTCACGTACGCGAGTTTTGGTGCGGCTCCAAGCCGCCTAGGGGAAGATCGAGCGGATCAACTCCAGCGCGGTTTTGATGATCTTGATCCAGCGCACCAGGGTATCGGGCATCGGCTTGCCCGCCAGCCAATCGCCGACGCTCCCCAGGTCGGCCAGCAGTTCGTCGATCGGCGTGGGCGGCAAAATGCCCGGCAGCCCGAACTCGCCTTGGAGCATCAGCAGGTTCTGCGGGATTAAATCGTCGGACTGATCGTCGGTCTCGGCCATGATCGAGTCGATGGAGAGCAGCAGCAAATCCAGACCGTCGAGCAGATGATCCAGGCCCAGGCCGATGGACTTCTCATCGCCCGCGTCAAGCTGTGAGCTGGGCATCAGGTGCCCAAAGTATCCCGCGCCGATCAGCAGCTCCGATGCTGCGTGCAACAGCAGCGCGTCTCCGGCATCGATCTCGCACGCGCCCAGTGCGGTGGAGCCGCCGGCCCCCAACATCAGCAGCCGCTCGATGTTCCACTGTAGCGCGCTATCATCCTCGACCAGGCTCAGTAGCGTTCCGGCAGCGCCCAACTCGTCCTCGAGATCCGAGCGGATGAAGGTCAGCATTTCGCTCAGCTCGATCTGTCCTGAGGCGTAGAGGTTGTATTGTTCGAGCAGATCCAGGGCCGCGCGCACGATCAGCACCGTGGCGCTGCCCAACGCGGCCTCGCCCTGGGACGGGTCTTGCTCGAGGGCCGCGGCGTAGCTCTCCAGCGCGTGGTCGAAGCGTCCGCGCGCAATGTAGAACGTTCCCCAAATCTCGTTGCCGGCTGATTCCGCGGGCGGATGCACGTACTGCTCGTCCGTGCCGCGCGGCGGCTCGAGATCGGACGAGGGAGCGGATCGCGCGCGCTCGATTGTGGCCAGCAAATAGATGCCGATGCCGTAGGCCACGTTCTCGCCCTTGAGCACCTCCTGGTAGTGCGCCAGGTCGCCGGGGCTGGTGCCGAACGACGTGCCCAGCAGCAGCGTATCGTCCGCCTCGTCAACGAGCACCTGATCCAACGCGCCCTGCAGCGCGGCGTCGGCCTCGCCGGTCAGCGCCGGGTCGGCAGCGTCGGCGGCGATCCCGAGGTAGATGCCCCAGGCGAACAGCGCGCTGATCGAGGTCTCGAGATACGACTCCGGCGCGTTGAGCACAGTGTGCCAGCGCCCCTGGTCCGCCTCGACCAATGGCAGCACGGCCGCGAGCTGCCGCGCGTAGGCCTGCGCAATCTGCGGCCGGGACACGTGATCGCTGGGCAGTTTGTTCAGCGCGTTGGACATCGCCACCAGCGCCCAGCCGTTGCCGCGCCCCCAGAACAGCGGCTCCGCGGGCATCAGCACGTCGTCGTCCGCGTCGTAGGCGTGGCGGAACAGGCCGCTGTCCGGGTCCTGCAATCGTCCCTGGAAGATCGTGATTTGCAGCGCGGCCTCGTCATAGGCCGCGGCGTCCTGGTCCAGCTCGCCGAGCTCAAGCAGAAACGGCGTGACCATGAACAGCGTATCGACCCAAAGTTGGTTGCCCGAGATCGAGGCCATGTGGTTCAGACCGCCATCGGGGGTGCGGTCGGCGCGCTCGAAGATGTACTGGCGCACGTCGTCCACCACTTTGCGGTATTGCTGCTCGCCGGTTTGGCGATAGAGCCGCAGCGCCAGCAGTCCCGGCGGGCAGTGATCAGACCAGGAGATGGTGTAGCCGCGCTCGATCCACGAGTCGAGCCATGTGCGCACGTAGTCGTTGTAGCGCTGCTCGCCGCTGTACTCGCCCAGCTCCCAGAGGCCCATCATCAGGATCCCCGTGTCCCAGCTCCAGCCCAGCTGTGCCGGTTCCCAGGTCTCGATCCAGGTGTCGGCCAAATCGCACGCCGCAATGATCGAGGGCGGCGTGTCGAGCTGATCGTCGTCGTCATCGTCGTCGCCTGTATCGCAGCCGATGCAAAGCAACAGCGCGACGAGCAACGCCACCAGGGCGAACAACGTCAGGGGCAGACGGGTGCGGTGCGACAGTTCCATTTCAACCCTCCAGCGATCAGCGCCTATCATCGTGTTCGAGGGTAGCGGAATCAAGCCTGGCAAATAGACGGCCAACCACCCTCAGGCTAGAATGCGCTGAAGTAGGAGTCTAATGAAGAGGCCAGGCAAAATGCGAATGGTGAAATCGATGATCGTGCTGGTGCGCCACGGCGAGACCGGCTACAACCGCGACCGGATAGTCCAGGGCCGCACGGACACGGATTTGAGCTTTCTGGGCGAGCGTCAGGCGCGCAAACTCGGTCCGCTGCTGGCCCCGATAAAATTTCACTCCGCGTTCGTTAGCCCCCAAAGCCGCGCCCGGCGCACCTTTGAGCTGCTCTCCGATGGTATGGAGCTCGAGCCGGTGTTCGACGAGCGGCTGGTCGAAGTCGACTACGGTCAGTGGGAGGGCCGGCGCTTCAGCGAGCTTTGGAGCGAGCAGCGGGACGAGCTGCTCAAGTTTTTCAGCGACCCGGCCGCGTTCCAGGTCCCCGGCGGCGAGAGTCTGACGCAGCTGGAGCAGCGCGTGGACGAGTTCATCGAGCAACGCCTGCCCGCGGCGCACGAGGAGCGCAACACGCTGGTCGTGGCCCACGGCGGCAGCCTGCGGATGATCGTCTGCCGTATGCTCGGACTTTCGCCTTCGCAGCATTTTTTCGGCCTGGAAATGGGCAACTGCTCGATCACCACGCTGCTGCGGATCCCCGGACGCACCATGCTGCAATGCCTCAACTGGCGTCCCGAGCCGCTGGACAAGCTGCCTTTTTAGCCCCCATGAATAATTCGGGTAATAGAATTACGAAGCGACCCTGGATTTGCCCCAGTTGCGGCGCGACGCTGCTCAACCTGGGCGACGTGCTGATCTGTACGGCCCAGGGGCTGAGCTTTCCGCGCCGGGACGGATTGATCTATCTGCTGGCCCCGGGCCGCGCCGAGAGCCTCGAGTCGCGGCTGCCGCGGCTGGCCGCGTTGCGCAAGGAGGAGGGTCTGGACCTGGGCGACTACGACGCGCCCGCGTCGCTGCCCGAGGTCGATCCGGACAATCCCTGGGCCTCGCTGTGGGAGCAGCGCGCGATCAGTTGGCGCGCGGCCGTCGAGCAGCTCGATCAGCTGTTCGGCAGCCGCAGACTGCGGCTGATTGATCTGGGGGCCGCGAGCTGTTGGATGAGCCTGCGTCTGGCGCAGCAGGGGCACGACGTGTTGGCCTGCGATCCTTGTCCGGATGGCGACATCGGCCTGGGCGCCGCCGGGCGATTGGCCGCGCAGCCGCCGTTCGAGCGCGTGGTCTGCGAGCTCGAGCGTTTGCCCTTGGGGCCCGGCTGTGTGGATGCGGTGCTCTGTTCGGGCGCGCTGCATCATGCCCAGTCGGTGGACGCGACCCTGGAGCAGGCGCAGCGCGTATTGGCTCCGGGCGGCGCGCTGCTGATTTTCGATTCGCCGCTGGTGCGTTTCCGTGAGGACGGGCAGCGCATGGTTCGCGGCCTGGCCGCGGAGATCGAGCAGGGGTACGGGCTGCCGCCGTGGGTCGATGAGCCGTTCTTTGTGCGCGACGAGCTTGAGGAGCTGCTGCGCGAGCGCGGATTCGAGCCGCGCTTCACCCGACCTCGACGCGGCTGGCGTTGGCGGGCCAACAGTCTGGCCTCGGCCCTGGCCAGCGGCGGCACGGTCGCCGAGTATCCGCTGGTGGTCGCCACAAAGCTGGCATCGGATGATTAAAATAAGATAACCTGTGCGCTGAGATTGAATCCGCACAGGAGCCGACCGATGTTTAAGCGTACCGCTTTACTATGCGTAATCGTCTGCCTCGCGCTGGCGCCGGCCGCTTACGGCGCGACGTTCAAGAATCCGGTCAAGGCGCCGGGCGTGGACGTCAAATCCATCGAGGCCCTGCTCAACTTCGGCCAATTGCTGATCGTCGAGACCGACGAGGGCGGCCGTCCCAAACTGACCACCGGCGGCATTCTGATCGAGGCCCCGACGCAGCAGGTCTGGGACGTGCTGCAGGACTACGAGCACTACCACGAGTTCATGCCAAGCACCGAGCGGGTTTCGGTTCTGCGCCGCGAGGGGAACACTGTCGACACCAAGTTCGAGATCACCTTCCAATTCTCGGTGCTCAAGTACAACGTCGAGTACACCACCCGCAACACGTTGCACGAGCCTCACAGCGCCACCTGGGTAATGGTCGAGGGCGACATCAACGATACCTGGGGCGGCTGGGAGCTGATCGAGCTGCCCGGCGGAAGTACGGCGGCGTTCTACTCGGTCTACTCGGACATCCGCAGCATCGGCTACGTGGTGCGCAAGGTGCTCGACTCCGAGCCGAGCTTCGAGGTGGCGGTCAACTCCTCCACCGTGATTCTGGTGCTCGATGCGGTCAAACAGCGCGTCGAGAGCATGCCCGCAAAGCCCGCCGAGGATGATGAGGCGGAGCAGCCCGCGGAGCAGCCCGATACCGACGAAGGGAGCTGACAATGGATTGTCCCGACGGCCACGGCCCGATGAACACCGAGCAGCTCGACGACGTTGAAATCGACGTCTGTCAGACCTGCGGCGGCATCTGGCTCGACAACGGCGAGCTCAAGCGCCTGCTCAACGACCAACATGTTGAGATCGACGACCAGACGCGCAAACAGCTCAAGCAACTGCGCGCAGGCAAGCCCAAGATCGACTGGTCGGAGCAGCGGCTGTGTCCGGTCTGCGGCGAGAAGATGCGCCAGACCAACTACAGCTATTCCTCGCACGTGATCATCGACCATTGCGACAAGCACGGCGTGTGGCTCGATTCGGGCGAGATCGAGCTGCTCGAGGCGTTTTCCGAGGGCGGCCGCAAGCTGATGGACATGGCCGGTGAGGCCTACGCCGAGATGGCCGCGAGTAGGGCGCGGAGCCTGAATTTGATCCACGGCATCAACGAGACGCGCTACAACAGCATGCGGTTTACCAAGCGCGGCAAGTTCGCGTCCATGGCCTGGATTACGGCCTACCTGCTCGGCGATCGCTGAAGCGCTGACCCACTTGACCGGATGTGAGTCTACCAATGGCGCTCGCTGTGGGTAATTGCTAGACTGCTTTCCAACAATCAGCCTCCCCCCTGGCGGCCAGATCCGATTCGCCTTCCCACACGCTTGGATGGATCAACAACAAACCGCACCAGCCGAGAAGAAAGTAGTCGGATGAGTTCAACGCCCTCTACATCAACATCCGCACCTCAAGCTTTTCCCTGGCCCCCGCACAAGGTCCTCGAGTACTCCCTTGCCAACACCAGGCAGGTGCGGCTGCGGGGCAATTACGCGACACGCTTGGGCGTCTGGCTGATGCTGCGTCTGGTGCGCGGCCTGTCGTGGAATTGCGCCTACCGCCTGGGCTCGATGATCGGTCGGCTGCTGGGCCTGCTGCGCATCCGGCGCTCCGTGGCGATGACCAATCTCGATATCGTCTATGGCCAGACCAAGACCGCGGCGCAGAAGAAAAAGATCTATCGCGATTCGCTGCTCAACGTCGGCCGCCAGATGGTCAACTATTTGCGCATTCCGCTGATGGACGATAAATTTTGGGACGAATGCTTCGACCTTGAGAACGAGCATATTCTCCGCGACGCCTACAACCAGGGCCGCGGAGTGATTTTTCTCTACATGCACTTCGGCCCCTGGGAGCTGCCCGGCGGCAAGATCAGTCGCGCGGGCTATCCGTTGGCCGTGGTGGCCAAGCGGCTGAAGAACCCGGTGGTCGACAAGCTGATGATCGACGCGCGCAGCGCAATGAACCTGGGCACGATCTTCCACCGCGACGCCATGGACCGCATTCGCAGCGGGCTGAAAAGCGGCGAGGGGATCATCATGGTCATCGACCAAAACATGAAGCGCTCCCAGGGCGTGTTCGTCGATTGGCTGGGACGCAGCGCCTCCACCGTGCGCTCGACCGCCTGGATCGCCCGCGAGACCGGTGCGCCGGTGATCACCGGCTACGCGGTGCAGACCGGTCCCAAGCGCTTTAAAATGGTGATGACCGAACAGATCGACTGGCAGTCGCACCCGGACCCCGACCAGGAGCTGATCGTCAATACCCAGCGCTACGTGGGCGCCCTGGAGAAACGCATCTACCAGATGCCCGAGCAATGGTTCTGGCTGCATCGCCGCTGGAAAGTCCAACCCGAGGGCGTGGCCAACCCCTATGACAAGCCTTCAAACTCGTCCGTCAGCTAAATCAACAATTTACTGCCGGCGCGAGGAATATGCTTGACATTGGCGACGAGTCGCGATATGGTATATTTAGAATATCCAAATGGTTGGGTATTGCGACAAGGATAGATTCCGGCTTACCCTACATACTCTTCCTTTATTGGTTTCCCAAAAAAGGTTTGTACGTAAGGAAAGTGCAGGAAGGATGACGACCCTAGTGGTCGTCCCGGCTATGGCGGGCACTAATGCTCGTCAAGTGAATTGCGCCGTCCTTAAGGCGTCGCATCAGAAAGCGAGATACGAGTAATGGGTAAGAAAATGTATGTTGGTGGCCTAAGCTGGAACACAACCGACGAAATCCTTCGTAGCGAGTTCGCCAAGTTCGGCGAGGTTACCGACGTAGCCGTGATTAAAGACCGCGACACCGGTCGCTCCAGAGGCTTCGGGTTTGTGACCATGGGCGACGAGGAGAGCTGCAAGTCCGCAATGGCCGCATTGGACG encodes the following:
- a CDS encoding glycoside hydrolase family 88 protein, translated to MELSHRTRLPLTLFALVALLVALLLCIGCDTGDDDDDDDQLDTPPSIIAACDLADTWIETWEPAQLGWSWDTGILMMGLWELGEYSGEQRYNDYVRTWLDSWIERGYTISWSDHCPPGLLALRLYRQTGEQQYRKVVDDVRQYIFERADRTPDGGLNHMASISGNQLWVDTLFMVTPFLLELGELDQDAAAYDEAALQITIFQGRLQDPDSGLFRHAYDADDDVLMPAEPLFWGRGNGWALVAMSNALNKLPSDHVSRPQIAQAYARQLAAVLPLVEADQGRWHTVLNAPESYLETSISALFAWGIYLGIAADAADPALTGEADAALQGALDQVLVDEADDTLLLGTSFGTSPGDLAHYQEVLKGENVAYGIGIYLLATIERARSAPSSDLEPPRGTDEQYVHPPAESAGNEIWGTFYIARGRFDHALESYAAALEQDPSQGEAALGSATVLIVRAALDLLEQYNLYASGQIELSEMLTFIRSDLEDELGAAGTLLSLVEDDSALQWNIERLLMLGAGGSTALGACEIDAGDALLLHAASELLIGAGYFGHLMPSSQLDAGDEKSIGLGLDHLLDGLDLLLLSIDSIMAETDDQSDDLIPQNLLMLQGEFGLPGILPPTPIDELLADLGSVGDWLAGKPMPDTLVRWIKIIKTALELIRSIFP
- a CDS encoding histidine phosphatase family protein, with the protein product MRMVKSMIVLVRHGETGYNRDRIVQGRTDTDLSFLGERQARKLGPLLAPIKFHSAFVSPQSRARRTFELLSDGMELEPVFDERLVEVDYGQWEGRRFSELWSEQRDELLKFFSDPAAFQVPGGESLTQLEQRVDEFIEQRLPAAHEERNTLVVAHGGSLRMIVCRMLGLSPSQHFFGLEMGNCSITTLLRIPGRTMLQCLNWRPEPLDKLPF
- a CDS encoding class I SAM-dependent methyltransferase, with translation MNNSGNRITKRPWICPSCGATLLNLGDVLICTAQGLSFPRRDGLIYLLAPGRAESLESRLPRLAALRKEEGLDLGDYDAPASLPEVDPDNPWASLWEQRAISWRAAVEQLDQLFGSRRLRLIDLGAASCWMSLRLAQQGHDVLACDPCPDGDIGLGAAGRLAAQPPFERVVCELERLPLGPGCVDAVLCSGALHHAQSVDATLEQAQRVLAPGGALLIFDSPLVRFREDGQRMVRGLAAEIEQGYGLPPWVDEPFFVRDELEELLRERGFEPRFTRPRRGWRWRANSLASALASGGTVAEYPLVVATKLASDD
- a CDS encoding SRPBCC family protein, with the translated sequence MFKRTALLCVIVCLALAPAAYGATFKNPVKAPGVDVKSIEALLNFGQLLIVETDEGGRPKLTTGGILIEAPTQQVWDVLQDYEHYHEFMPSTERVSVLRREGNTVDTKFEITFQFSVLKYNVEYTTRNTLHEPHSATWVMVEGDINDTWGGWELIELPGGSTAAFYSVYSDIRSIGYVVRKVLDSEPSFEVAVNSSTVILVLDAVKQRVESMPAKPAEDDEAEQPAEQPDTDEGS
- a CDS encoding zf-TFIIB domain-containing protein, with the protein product MDCPDGHGPMNTEQLDDVEIDVCQTCGGIWLDNGELKRLLNDQHVEIDDQTRKQLKQLRAGKPKIDWSEQRLCPVCGEKMRQTNYSYSSHVIIDHCDKHGVWLDSGEIELLEAFSEGGRKLMDMAGEAYAEMAASRARSLNLIHGINETRYNSMRFTKRGKFASMAWITAYLLGDR
- a CDS encoding lysophospholipid acyltransferase family protein; amino-acid sequence: MSSTPSTSTSAPQAFPWPPHKVLEYSLANTRQVRLRGNYATRLGVWLMLRLVRGLSWNCAYRLGSMIGRLLGLLRIRRSVAMTNLDIVYGQTKTAAQKKKIYRDSLLNVGRQMVNYLRIPLMDDKFWDECFDLENEHILRDAYNQGRGVIFLYMHFGPWELPGGKISRAGYPLAVVAKRLKNPVVDKLMIDARSAMNLGTIFHRDAMDRIRSGLKSGEGIIMVIDQNMKRSQGVFVDWLGRSASTVRSTAWIARETGAPVITGYAVQTGPKRFKMVMTEQIDWQSHPDPDQELIVNTQRYVGALEKRIYQMPEQWFWLHRRWKVQPEGVANPYDKPSNSSVS
- a CDS encoding RNA-binding protein, producing MGKKMYVGGLSWNTTDEILRSEFAKFGEVTDVAVIKDRDTGRSRGFGFVTMGDEESCKSAMAALDGKELDGRTIKVNEAQDKGPRNSGGGGGGGGGRDRW